The Rhopalosiphum maidis isolate BTI-1 chromosome 1, ASM367621v3, whole genome shotgun sequence genome has a segment encoding these proteins:
- the LOC113556445 gene encoding DNA repair protein RAD50-like produces the protein MDTIKKYFTQSIVDNVNKSMDENDESSVSTIFNKTQDEDMTISPFSKSVDKTSIQYTNKHFLHKIKSLEEENDRLLSIIENKNIIKNSSLKCNCNNNNNIPDFANKKILQLTEKVNELMSELQIIKSSASDDYAKNKDSSEIKQLTDKYNLLNKKTCNYRNQIMQLKNDLKITQNALSNEIGDPAMMQTVLMGTGSSNYIGRAQKILVLQQKVNELQAKQSDSKTKELHNLTVNTRKMEKAHKAISDQVLKDAQSKVSELTKSVEIWKSRSKALDVEITVLRIQIQKLLSKSESDNQLINQLKAELSNNNMQRCKTKDSVIKLEESITLLQSKYDKAVKVIEQQAFDLNDRNMRISHLESKVLKNNDITKDHNMCSIDFMDPKEIFIKKLNGFENQQLVELLSIAHNKICEHVLDAVNFKNKYLTEKQKLQKFESKMGYLGSSTLFKQRSNSISYHFKHELNPNEKLVELQNKLELVEEECAAFKDRLDTLIMLNKENVHTFTRSLNNIKQQLIH, from the exons atggatactattaaaaagtattttactcAGTCTATTGTAGACAATGTCAATAAGTCAATGGATGAAAATGATGAATCGAGTGttagtacaatttttaacaagaCTCAAGATGAAGAT ATGACAATTTCACCATTTTCTAAATCTGTAGACAAAACAAGTattcaatatacaaataagcattttttacataaaataaaa agtTTAGAAGAAGAAAACGACCGTTTGTtatcaataattgaaaacaaaaatattataaagaacagtagtttaaaatgtaattgcaataacaataataacataccagattttgcaaataaaaaaatattacagttaaCAGAGAAGGTAAACGAACTTATGTCAGAATTACAAATAATCAAATCATCAGCATCTGATGATTATGCAA AAAACAAAGATTCCTCAGAAATAAAACAGTTgactgataaatataatttattgaataaaaagacTTGTAATTATCGAAACCAAATAATGCAGctgaaaaatgatttaaaaataactcaaaat gcTTTGTCTAATGAAATCGGAGATCCAGCAATGATGCAAACAGTTTTAATGGGCACGGGATCTTCAAATTACATAGGACGTGCGCAAAAAATTTTGGTGTTGCAGCAGAAAGTGAACGAGCTGCAAGCAAAACAAAGTGATTCAAAAACCAAAGAACTGCATAATTTAActg ttaacacAAGAAAAATGGAAAAAGCACATAAAGCAATTAGTGACCAAGTATTAAAGGATGCTCAATCAAAGGTTAGCGAATTGACTAAATCAGTGGAAATTTGGAAAAGTCGTAGTAAAGCATTGGATGTGGAAATTACTGTTTTAAgaatacaaattcaaaaactattatcaaAATCTGAATCAGATAACCaacttataaatcaattaaaa GCAGagttaagtaataacaatatgcaacGGTGTAAAACTAAAGACTCTGTAATAAAACTCGAAGAatcaattacattattacagtcaaaatatgataaa gCAGTAAAAGTTATTGAACAACAAGcatttgatttaaatgataGAAATATGAGAATATCTCATTTAGAATCCAAAGTACTTAAGAATAATGACATAaccaa AGATCATAATATGTGTTCAATAGATTTTATGGATCCtaaagaaatttttattaag aaattaaatggATTTGAAAACCAACAACTTGTAGAACTATTAAGCATAGctcataataaaatttgtgaaCATGTTTTAGATgctgttaattttaaa aataaatacttaacggaaaaacaaaaattacaaaaatttgaatCAAAGATGGGATACTTGGGTTCGTCTACATTATTTAAGCAAAGATCAAATAGTATTTCATACCACTTCAAACACGAATTAAATCCAAATGAAAAATTAGTAGAATTACAGAATAa ACTAGAACTGGTTGAAGAAGAATGTGCTGCTTTTAAAGATAGATTGGATACCCTCATAATGTTGAATAAAGAAAATGTGCATACGTTTACCCGatcattaaacaatataaagcagcaattaatacattaa
- the LOC113556446 gene encoding dimethyladenosine transferase 2, mitochondrial: MNLKNNWMLSQSFFKWTWRKRYYSSTVMSLKESNLNDNLSSFKKFKYPESMFVSCNDVAKDISDTISVHLTKNYGNKQIEIIEANPGPCLITQNLLKKTNYNICVYENSYNVFKEFLMTVNSIYGDRIKINPGNFLLLWKFGYQDRIDRGDRVSKFLSNVGISQQPWNQESPSLKIIASLPNKKFLNYLIYSFIFQTGLMVYGRPEFYFLLSPSVFKRYSSKPIIDKKYYKTQTILFQTIFDIELIKTYPRKAFYPPHISKSACKNVRFKELKEADDKYMVLAKVVGRRDILNHEGLTEDLLKPYWYFVKHHTLSRKNFVIPMLEQWIPGCGPHFIAQGYTIFTQFGDLTPPQILRLFLKFISLPEYNDSPFINSMESRIAKLLPSLQITSEDSIIEQSENNSSIDFEEFNNKEN; encoded by the exons atgaatttaaaaaataattggatgTTGTCTCAATCATTTTTCAAATGGACCTGGCGCAAACGGTATTATTCTTCAACAGTAATGTCATTAAaagaatcaaatttaaatgataatttaagttctttcaaaaaattcaagtatCCAGAGAGCATGTTTGTGTCCTGTAATGATGTAGCAA AAGATATATCAGACACAATATCTGTACATTTGACCAAAAATTACggtaataaacaaattgaaataattgaagCCAACCCTGGTCCCTGCTTAATTAcacaaaatttattgaaaaaaaccaattacaatatatgtgtatatgaaaatagttataatgtatttaaagaaTTCTTAATG acagttaattcaatttatggtgacagaattaaaattaaccctGGGAATTTTCTCTTGTTGTGGAAATTTGGATACCAAGATAGAATAGATCGAGGAGACAGAGTATCAAAATTTCTATCAAATGTTGGTATATCACAGCAACCATGGAACCAAGAaa gtccatcacttaaaataattgcctcattaccaaataaaaagtttttaaattatttgatttatagttttatatttcaaactgGATTGATGGTTTATGGTCGaccagaattttattttttactttcacCATCAGTATTTAAG aggtATTCCAGTAAaccaattattgataaaaaatattataaaacacaaacAATTCTTTTTCAAACTATCTTTGatatagaattaataaaaacttatccaAGAAAAGCATTTTATCCTCCACACATTTCAAAATCTGCATGTAAAAACGTGCGTTTTAAAGAG ttgaaagaAGCAGATGATAAGTATATGGTCTTAGCAAAAGTGGTAGGCCGTcgagatattttaaatcatgaaGGCTTAACAgaagatttattaaaaccatattGGTACTTTGTCAAGCATCATACACTAAGCCGTAAGAATTTTGTAATACCAATGTTAGA gCAATGGATTCCTGGTTGTGGACCTCATTTTATTGCTCAAGgatacacaatatttacacAGTTTGGTGATCTTACACCTCCTCAAATTTTACgcttattcttaaaatttattagtttgcCAGAGTATAATGATTCaccatttataaattcaatggaAAGTAGAATTGCTAAATTATTACCTTCATTACAAATCACGTCTGAAGACTCTATTATTGAACAATCTGAAAATAACTCTTCTATAGACTTTGAAGAGTTTAATAAcaaggaaaattaa
- the LOC113556865 gene encoding eukaryotic translation initiation factor 2A, which produces MAIPNIAVRGSTGLTLYQSQSPYDPVSKFPSDVSSTFKFMLFSPNGKHFAWINNSKVVIVKTSDWKTVAEVDYPKAAQLAYSSKGTYLIVYEPFMTTPSNPKGSPNVHILKTADGQLVKSLEYRDYKLWTPQWSSDEKICARFLNGDVLFYENSNFDNIVHRIKGLKLNNYSISPGNQPLNILCFIPAKTGPSNGRLFQYPDFSTIVANKSFFQADRVEIFWNQKGTASLMLTSTDVDKTGASYYGKQGLHLITSKGDTSQVIVNKEGPLYNAAWSPSSNEFCVIYGFMPSKATLYNLKCDAVMEFGTGTFNVVYYNPFGNILLLAGFGNVQGNAELWDINGKKKIKKMEIPDTTFLQWSPDGQHFVTATTAPRLKVSNGYKIWHYSGSLLHEKPWGKDELYQVVWQNYPQGTFKTPNIVYKAVEGIASSQPIASKQVYRPPHARNTDFKPTSLHEDSSLETKNQSKAYLKMKKKREAKRQAKQQQDVEDSSNNKQIAVKTIEEPKDNEKQLRIKKIQSDLKSINRFKTLQSSGKELDNNQMARLKLENGLLAELKQLQL; this is translated from the exons atggctATTCCTAATATAGCAG tCCGAGGTTCTACAGGTTTGACTCTGTATCAGAGCCAATCACCATATGATCCAGTCTCTAAATTTCCATCGGATGTTTCATCAACATTCAAATTTATGTTGTTCAGTCCAAATGGAAAACATTTTGCTTGGATTAACAATTCCAA GGTTGTAATTGTTAAGACTTCTGATTGGAAGACCGTTGCTGAAGTTGACTATCCAAAAGCTGCACAGTTAGCGTATAGCAGTAAAGGAACTTATTTGATCGTTTATGAGCCGTTTATGA ctacACCAAGTAATCCAAAAGGCAGTCCTAATgtgcacattttaaaaacagctGATGGTCAACTAGTGAAAAGTTTAGAATACAGGGATTATAAACTTTG GACTCCACAGTGGTCTTCGGATGAAAAAATTTGTGCTCGGTTTTTGAATGgagatgtattattttatgaaaattctaattttgataatattgtgcACAGAATCAAAGGACTTAAactcaataattattcaatatctcCGGGAAATCAACCACTTAATATTCTTTGCTTTATTCCAG CTAAAACTGGTCCTTCAAATGGTCGTCTATTTCAATATCCAGATTTTAGCACTATTGTTgccaataaaagttttttccag gctGATAGAgtagaaatattttggaaCCAGAAAGGAACAGCATCCTTAATGTTAACAAGTACCGATGTAGACAAAACAGGAGCATCATACTATGGTAAACAAGGTCTACATCTAATTACTTCAAAAGGTGACACTTCTCAGGTTATAGTga ATAAAGAAGGACCTTTATACAATGCTGCTTGGAGTCCATCTTCAAATGAGTTCTGTGttatttatggttttatgCCATCAAAAGcaactttatataatttaaaatgtgatgCAGTGATGGAATTTGGGACTGGAACCTTTAACGTAGTTTACTACAATCCATTTGGGAATA ttCTTCTTTTGGCTGGGTTTGGTAATGTGCAAGGAAATGCAGAATTATGGGATATAAatggaaagaaaaaaattaaaaaaatggaaataccAGATACTACATTTCTTCAATGGTCTCCAGATGGTCAACATTTTGTAACAGCTACAACTGCTCCACGGTTAAAAGTAAGTAATGGCTACAAAATTTGGCACTATAGTGGTTCATTACTACATGAAAAACCTTGGGGAAAAGATGAATTATATCAAGTTGTTTGGCAAAATTATCCTCAAGGGACTTTTAAAACACCCAACATAGTTTACAAAGCTGTTGAAGGAATTGCTTCTAGTCAACCAATTG CATCTAAACAAGTTTATCGACCACCACATGCCCGAAACACTGATTTTAAACCCACTAGCTTACACGAAGATTCATCATTAGAAACaa aaAACCAATCAAAAGCATATTTAAAGATGAAAAAGAAACGTGAAGCTAAAAGACAAGCAAAACAGCAGCAAGATGTTGAAGACTCAAGCAATAATAAACAGATTGCTGTAAAAACAATTGAGGAACCCAAAGATAACGAAAAACAATTgaggattaaaaaaattcaatct GATTTAAAAAGCATCAATcgttttaaaactttacaatCTTCTGGTAAAGAATTGGATAATAACCAAATGGCAAGATTAAAGCTTGAAAATGGTTTATTGGCTGAACTTAAACAACTACAGTTGTaa